ATACTCTGACACCCAGAAATTTGGCTATAATTCCTTAGAATAGACTGTGCAgataaacaattgaaaaaaagaaactaaaacctCTTAACCCGTTTTCAGGCTGCTCTTCTTCTCATCCAGTGGTGTAGGGGGTGTGGGAGGAAGTAAATTAGTAATTATGTTGGTTTCATTCATTACTGGTGTGAGCAGAAGGAAACACTGTTGTGAGTTCATTGGAATTGAGTTAAAAACCTGTGGTCCTGATTTTAAATTAGAAGGGTCCGTGTGACCCCATGCTATATCCTCTCTCTCTGAATATCCGTACATATAACCATAAATAAGTACACACATGCCTGCTCCCAGCTTTGTCCACTGTGCAGGCTTAGAGATAATGGCCTGCCAGATAGCAATGAGCAAACCTACTCACAGTTGTGGGTTCTAAGTATCCTTTCCCCACGCAAGGCATCAAGCACCTTGGAGAAATGAGTGGCTTCAGGTCTGAAGCAAGAATTACACAAGATAAATCTAGCACAGCTTTTCGTAGCAAAAACAAGGAGCTATCAGAGATGGCTGGGGCGAAGGCAAAGGGTTCAGGAGCCAACCTGGGTCATCCCTAGTGGCCAAGGATGGGCAGTTTAGTTGTCAGTTAGATAATAATTGCAGTGGCTTGAAACATGCCAGAGATGGGTTTAAACTCAGGTGCTCATAGAGATaccttaaaacaaagaaatacccCATTAGTTACCTCTGAAGGATCTCAGGACCCACttccttatatgtaaaatggtaaataaaGGGGCAGAAGCATCTTTATGATAACCCATGTGTGCATTTACTCAGAAGCAGGAAAAAGCTTGGCAGGATGTTCCAAGGAGCGGGCTTATCATCATCATTGGCCCCTAGAGTTACAGTTGTTTTTGGCTCTATACTGTGGTCTTCATTATGCTTTCCAGGTTTTCTCCAGTGAtcctctatttttaattttgaaaaattaaatagggATCTATAAAGTATGTGTTTTTCTATTAGATTATATAgactattattttcttctcttcttatttttttctttaggccTTCAAACAAGCTAGAAATATGGGAGGACCTGAAGATAATAAGTAAGCCTCCCTCTTCTCTGTGCCAATCCATCCTTAAACTGTTTATACAGGGAAGTTTGTGTACTGTGTTCTGTAGATAACTCTTTTTTCCCTGCCTCGTGAAACTGTGAGGGCTCAATAGTGCCTTTTCATGAAGGGGGTCAGAGGGTGGGGGCGCTGACCCAGGGTCAGCACCCAGTAAATATTCATGGTGAGAAAGACGTGCAGAACTGCTCTAGACTCCACGTGTCAGCTACTGACATCTCCAGTATCAGTCGGAAAAAAAGGTCTTGCAAAGTTTCATTATTGAAGACGATTAGAAACAAGGCCCACCCTGGAGCCTTTGTATCCACtgtggtctcagaactgtaattTATTCCTCCTTTCCCTTGAATTCAGCCAGCCCTTACCAATTGGATGTTGCTTCAGCTTTGCCTATTTGGAAGCAAATGAAACCTCCCCAGTGCTCTGCATCTCCTTTCAGCCATCGGGCTCTCTCACCTTCCACAGCCAAAGATTTCAACATCCCTTGCTTCACCACTCCCACCCCTCTGACTCGCAACCACTGGCTTCCCCACCCACAGCGCCACCCAAGTAGTTCCCTCAGTCCCAGGAGTGCTTTTTGCTGCCCTCCTGCTAGGCACTGCCCCCAGCCTGCCAGACCTGTGCTCTGCCTGTTTGAACTCTGTCCTGGGCTGCTGGGAAGTCTTGTCCCAGGTCCCCTACCTACCTGTACCTTCCTCTAGTCCTTTCACAGGCTCTTTCTCCTCCTTGATCTGCCCTGGAAGATAGAGCCCTTCCAAACTCAGGCTCACCTCCCCCCCAGATGAGAAAGCTGGTGCTTCCCAGGCCTTGTTGGCTGTAATATATAACTGGCAGAGTATGGAACTATGTAGGGTGTATATGATTAGGTAATCATTTATAACTTACCCAATGTATTTTTActggttatttcagttgagagaTAATATCTGTTGTACCTTCAACCAGTTGTAAGGAGATAAACTAGTTAGGAAATGTTGTGAATTGATACACTTTTATACTTGAAATAGCTGCAAATGTTCTTCCAAgtcattttatgaaaaaataacctTAAGGATGATTTTACacatttgtttgtatgttttaataACATTCCGAAATGATTTTCTTCCTCCCTGAAGGCTTCACAAGAAGTATTGTAGCTGTATACAGTACATGTATGCTGATCGTTCTTTTGCGGGTTCAGTTAAACATAATTGGTGGATACATTTACCTGGATAACGCAGCAATTGGTAAAAATGGCACCGTAAGTGTAATAGACTAAATAGATAATGTCCCTTTCTTTCAAGAGATTTAACATTTAACTAGGTATTACTTATCCTGCTAACAGCTTCCATGAAATAAATGTCTTTGTACTTTGGGTGATTGTGAACTTACagctttataattatttttcttattttaaaattggacTTTTGGGTATgttaaagaatattatttttcctATCATTCCAGGTCCTAAAAATCTCAGTTCAAGTTACACTGAAAATAATACATACTTGCTAATaaaaaacttggagaatttaaccTTATTCCTATCTTGTACAGACAGTTCTTGCGCCCCCAGACGTCCAACAGCAGTATTTATCAAGTATCCAGCACCTCCTTGGAGATGGTAAGATTCTTATCTGTGACTTGATActaattttcattctttgattTATATTATTGAGGCATTAAAAAGTAGCAAgacttttgcatgtttttttcccattaataGGCCTGACTGAATTGATCACTGTCATTAAGAAAGCTGTGCGGAACATTTTGGGAAGGTCAGccatagttttctttgttttttctcactTCCCGGTGCTGATGAATTGTAAAGAAGCCGGTGGCTTGCTAAGGGGTGCCTGTGAAATCCTTTGTAACCTGATACAGACACCACCCTGGGGTATTGAGCTGTAAAATCCTTTTTCTCCACAAGCCCCTTTGGCTGCCGAGGAAAAAGTTTGTTTCATTGTTTATTGATTGATTTCCAAACAGATCAAAAAGATTTGGGTCATAGTGTGAAAGACTTCCTTTAATCTACCTGGGAGGCTCTTACACCACACTCAGGCTCCAGGTGTCTGCAGCGGCTGTGGGCAGGTTCTTGTGAAATCTCCAGCAGGAGCTTCCTTGGCTCTAAGACAAGGACGCAGTGCTGTTGCACAGATTTCCCAATCCATGCTGGTGACTCCGCAGCCCGCAGTTTCAGGTTGGACGGGGcagagcagggtctcagagaggAGCCTGTCAGTTCAGAAAAGTGTGTATGCTTTTTGTTGCATAGTTTGTTTATCCCAATTCCTGTTTCTCTGTTTCTAGTGTTTCTCTTAAACATTCTTTGTCCCTTTTGGACTTGGagcaaaaactaaaagaaatcagaacgCTTGTTGAGCAGAAAACCTCATCCCCCTTGGTGGGTGAAGATGGACCAGGATCCTTCTTGTGCCGTTGTATGATGCCCGACGAAGAGGCTCCGCTGGCCGTCCAGGTATTGAATCCGTACTGCTCTGTGTTTTAGACATGTTGACTAGCTCTTGAAATTTAAGTTTCTGAATCTCTTGAAAGGTGATTGATTGAAAGATATAGatttcaataatttcaataaaGCCTCATTAATTTAGAAAAGGCTGCatgtattattgatttccagtaaGAAAAATTTATGAGTTTCACTATTCACCACATTTTTATTGAGTATTGTCAGAATCGAGGATATACTCTGGGGTGATAAACTGTGTCACTCGGGACACACAGGAGACAAATTCAGGGTGGTGTGACTAGGCACATCTGGATGCAGCCAAGCAGAGagctttcaaaccaacacaaggaGTCTCAACTCGAACTCCTAGACAAGGAGAAGGAAGTGTGGTCAGGCAGAAACACCGTCACATTTGCTTTGCCAAGTAAATCAGTCATGGCCGTATTAAGTAGTCTACAGGATGCTAATCATGCTGACAGTAAGGCAGGCTTCTTCCCGTGACTGGTCTCCAGGTGGCAGGGTCTATGGGACACAGACCACACATGGTCAAGAACAGTGACTGTGCCAGAGATGGCAGGTCACCAGCCTTATTTTTCAGTAATGTGTAGGTTTTCATTTGTGAGCTGGAGGGCACCCACTCTCTATGACTGGGAGGAGAATGTTCTTCCTGGGGAGCAGAGCCACTGCCATGCAGTCTCAGATTAGAGCCTATGGAGCGGAGACACAGCCATGGGGTCTCAGCGTGGAACCCATGAAGCAGAGACACAACCTTGGGGTCTCAGCATGGAGCCCATGGAGCAGAGCCACTGCCATGCAGTCTCAGATTGGAGCCCGTGGAGTAGAGACACGGCCATGGGGTCTCAGCATAGAGTCCTTGGAGCAGAACCTGCTGTGTCCCCTTGCCCGGGACCCAAAAGCTGGACCTGCCTGGTTGCTGAAGCACTCCACATTCAGGAGTAGGCCAAGAAAAGTTGTAGCCCATTTACAGGAACCTGGAACTGGAAGGATGACAGTAGATGAAACAATGCACAAAGCAAAAGGAGGAAATCCACAAGAGAGCTCAAGGAGATATAGTAAGAAGACCACAAGAACTTTCTGTAACTAAAAGTCAGATCCCACATTTTTAAACTCAACAgtgggactgagaaagaaaatgattccAAGAACAGGTGAGTAGAGGACTGACAGGCCAGTCTCACCTGAACTGAAAGAAAACCTGAGACTACTGAATGACGGGATCAGTGAAAAAGCACATATATCCTGAATCAGTCCCAAGTTGCCAACCTCAAAGCctattgtgttttttgtttgtttgcttattttgttaatttatacTAAAAAGTCTGTCCAAGAAGGGCCAGAAAAACAAAGATCTTAGAAGATAAAACTTAAACTCTTGTTTTGAATATGACCTACCTGTGCACATGGGCCCTTAGGTTTTTttgagttttacatttttttgatgCTAGAAATCTAAACCTAGATTTCCTAAACTCTTTAGTTCATGAATGTTACTTTCATCATAGTAATTAATACTCAAATCCCTGAAGTCTGGCATTTTGATGTTACAGGCCTGTGGACTTTCCCCTAGAGATGTTACCACGATTAAGCTCCTCAATGAAACTAGAGACATGCTGGAGAGGTATGTGTAtcgcatgttgccagggaaaGGCCTTTCTGCATGAGAGGCATTTATGGCCATTTCTGTGTGAGAAAGACATTTATGGCTtacttaatcatttatttatttatttgggtttttgGTTTTCCTGAACatgttcaacataatgtcttgCTAAAATTATTTCCTCTGCCTGTAGGTAGGATTTCCTCCCTGACGTATTGGGGAAAGAAGAGGGACCTTTCTTAAGATACCCATGCCTTGCCTCACCCTCCAGCCTGGGGATTCCCATGTCCTGGTAGAAGAGCTGGAAGGGAACgggcatttttattttgaaaaaagctttccAGGGTAATCCTCATATACCAGTAAATGTTGGTAAATGCTTAACAACCAgctctgcaaaaataaaaattaaaacctgaaattgtagctATTTTCTGTGGTGTGAAAAGTCCATAGAAGCAGATTTCAGGCTACCAACTTAAAGTGACCACGTTGCAAAGTTTGGGAGTAGGAAAGACATACTCATGTGAGTCGGTGGCGGCCAGCTTCAGCCGAACTGCCCCatctgcacatatgcacacatatgcacacatgtacacatgctACACACACAGTGTCCCACTCCAGCCAACCTTCccacatgcacatgtgcatgtaCACGTGCACACAGGCTGCACACACA
This region of Tamandua tetradactyla isolate mTamTet1 chromosome 25, mTamTet1.pri, whole genome shotgun sequence genomic DNA includes:
- the PEX3 gene encoding peroxisomal biogenesis factor 3 isoform X6, whose protein sequence is MREIQEREAAEYIAQARRQYHFESNQRTCNMTVLSMLPTLREALMQQLNSESLTALLKNRPSNKLEIWEDLKIISFTRSIVAVYSTCMLIVLLRVQLNIIGGYIYLDNAAIGKNGTTVLAPPDVQQQYLSSIQHLLGDGLTELITVIKKAVRNILGSVSLKHSLSLLDLEQKLKEIRTLVEQKTSSPLVGEDGPGSFLCRCMMPDEEAPLAVQACGLSPRDVTTIKLLNETRDMLESPDFRTVLNTCLNRGFSRLLDNVAEFFRPTERDLQHGDSMDSLSSVSLPLAKIIPIINGQIHSVCSETPSHFVQERMWNALSKTGVNERITLDPHRFFFLIHLQIRKPY